The following DNA comes from Natranaeroarchaeum aerophilus.
GTTACAGAGCTGATCGTACAGCAGTCCGTCGAAGTCTTCGGGCTGATTCTGGGCGTAGTGTTCCCGAACGAGCACCTCGATTTCGTCGTAGGAGACCGTCTCAGCGTCCATCTCGTCGACAAGCGCCTCCAGCCGTTTTCGGTGGTCTTCTGACTCCTCGACCGCGTGTTCGAGCAGGTCCTCGATCGAATCGTCGAGTGCCGCTCGCTCGTCGGGCGAGAGCGATTCTAGATGCGAGTGTGCTCGTGCCTCGACGACCTCCTCCAGCACGACTCCGATCTGGAGGAGCCGGGCGAGCTGGTGATCCGACGAGACCCGCTGGCCGAGACTCATACACGCAGGTCAGTGTCCAGTCTACTTAACTCTCCTTTTCTCTCCTGTCCACACCGGGGGCCGGGTCACAGTAGCGCTTCCAGAAAGTACGTCTGGGCCACGAGGGCACACGAAGCGAGCGCGTTTCGCACGGGGACTCCTGACTCGACCGTCCACGGTTATAGCCAATCGGGCGTTGTCCCTGAATTTTATAGTGCTGACGCGACCTCTCCCTGTATGGACAGGCCGACCGATACTAGTGGGGGCGCGACTGAAGGAGACCCTCCAGCAGTCGACGATGTCGAGATGACCGAGGAGGCCACCGTTCACGACGACACCGAACTCGAACGAACGATCGGCCTCGTCGGTGGTCTCGCGATCGGTGTCGGGACGATGATCGGTGCCGGGATTTTCGTCTTTCCCGGACTCGCAGCGGGTGAAGCAGGCCCGGCTGCTGCACTGTCCTTCGCGATCGGAGGCGTAGTCGCCCTGCTGGTCGCCTTGCCAGCCTCGGAGCTGGCGACCGCGATGCCCAGAAGCGGCGGGGGCTACTACTTCATTTCCCGCGGGCTCGGGTCGGTGTACGGCGCAATCGTCGGGATCAGTCTCTGGCTGGGACTGGTGTTCGCGTCGGCGTTCTACCTCGTTGGGTTCGGCGAGTACGCCGGGGCGGCGCTAGCTGAAATCGGCATCTCTTTGCCCGGCTCAGCGAGCATCGCTCTCGGGGTTGCGTTCGGCGTCATCCTCACTGCCCTCAGCGCAACTGGTACCGAAAACGCCGCGAAACTCCAGAACCTCATTGTCGGCTTTCTCCTCCTGATACTGTCGGTCTTTTTGACCTACGGCTCGCTTGATGCTCTGGGAGTGTTCGGTGCCGAATCGACGCCCGAGACCTTCGCTCCGGAGGGCCAACTCGCCATTCTAACGACCGCAGCGCTGGTCTTTACATCCTACCTCGGGTTCGCTCAGATCGCCACCGTCGCGGGGGAGATCAAATCCCCCTCCCGTAATCTCCCGCTCGCGATGGTCGGTTCGGTGCTGATCGTGACCGTTTTCTACGTCGTGACGATCTTCGTTGCGACAAGCACGCTGGGGAGCGAAGCCCTGGACGGCTTCGGCGAGACCGCGATGGTAGAGGTCGGCCGCGAGTTCTTCGGCACGGGTGGCGCGGTCGCGATCCTGCTCGCCGGGCTACTTGCGACGTTTTCCAGCGCAAACGCATCGATCCTCAGTTCGTCGCGGGCGATCTACGCCCTGAGCAAGGACGCGTTGCTTCCCGCCAAGGCTAGCGAAATCAACCTCCGCTATGGGACACCACACATCGCGCTCGCGCTTGCGGGCGGGCCGATCGTCGTCCTGACTGCCACCGGACAGGTCGAACTGCTCGCGGAGGTCGCCTCCTTCCTCCATCTCGTCATGTATGGGCTGATCTGTATCGCGTTGATCGTACTCCGGCGGAATCCCCCGGACTGGTACGATCCCGATTACCGGATGCCCGGCTACCCGCTGTTGCCGGCAGTCGGTGCCGTCTCGAGCTTCGGTCTGATCGCGTTCATGGGCCGGGTCTCCATTGCGGTCGGCGGCATCATCATGGTGATGGCGGTCGTCTGGCACCGCTACTACGCACGCGAAGTTCGACTCAGAGGTGTACTATGAAACCCACAATCATCGTTCCGGTGCGCGTACTCGAAGGCGAAGGTATCGAACAGGGCGTCGTCGAGCTGCTGGCTAACGCTCGCGTCGTGCTGGTCGGGTATCACGTCCTGCCCGAACAGACGGCTCCCGGGCAGGCCAGAGAACAGTTCGAAGAACGAGCACAGAACCGACTCACTGATATAGCCGAGCAGTTCGAAGGGGTTGGGGCCACGGTCGAAAAGCGGATGGTCTTCACACAGGATTCCGACCAGTCGATCGACCGGGTCGCAGAGGAAGTCGACGCCGACGCGACGATGGTGCTGAACCCGGCCACCGAGATGAAAGACGTCTTGGTTGCCGTCCGTGGCGACGTCATCCTCGATCGAATCGTCGACGTTGTCGGTGGTCTCCTGCACAGGACGGACATTTCGGTTACACTCTTGCACGTCGCAACGCCGGACAGCGATATCGATGGAACCGCGCTGCTCGACGAAACCAGTGCTGTCCTGCAGGAGGCGGGCGTCTCCGACGACCGGGTCGAGTCACGGATCGAAACCTCAGGCACCCCCCTTGATCGGATCGCGGAGATCGCCAACAACTACGACGCGATCGTTCTCGGTGAGTCCAACCCGTCCGTGACGACGTTCCTGTTCGGAGAGACGAGTCAGAAGGTCGCAGAACGGTTCATGCTACCTGTCGTCAGGATTCGGCAACCGCGTGACATCGAAGACGCTGACGCTGAAATCGCCGAAGCAGCCGAGGAGGCGACAGATGACGGTGAAGACGAGATAGATGGCGAGGAGTCCGAATGAGAGCAGTCGCTATCTGCGTGGTCGAATAAAATAATCCAAAAGTTCTCTTTTCGCGTCAGTCCCGCAGCCGCTGTTTGACGTTCGCTTTGAGGTCCTCGCGGAGTTCGTCGACAGCAACCTCTTCGAGAACGGGGACGAAGAAGCCTTCCACGAGCATGTCCGTGGCCTGCTGTTCGTCGATACCGCGCGAGGTCATGTACAGGAGCTCCTCGGCATCGACCTGACCGACCGTCGCGGAGTGGCTCGCCTCGGTGTCGTGGTTGTTGATGATCAGCTTCGGGGAGGCGTCGGCCTCGCTCTCGTCGCTGAGCATCAGCGTGTTCTCGCGCTGGTAGGAGCTGGTGTCCCACGCGTCGCGGCCCACGTCCTGGACGCCCTCGTAGACCGTCCGGGCGACATCGTCGATGACGCCGCGGGTCACGAGGTCGGCGGTCGTGTGCTCGCCACGGTGCCAGACCTTGACGTCAAGATCGAAGTGCTGGTCGTTGTGCCCGAAGAAGGCACCGACGATCTGGGACTCAGAGGAGTCGCCGTTGAGTTCGGTCGAGACCTCGGTCTTCGTCAGGCGTGAGCCGATATTGCCCTCGATCCAGTTGATCTTGCTGTACGTGCCAGCGTCGCCGCGCTTGAGCGTGAAGTTGTACGTCTCCTCCGAGAGGTTCTGGAGGGAGCCGTACTGAACCTGTGCGTTCTCGGCAGCGTCGATCTCGACGATCCCGCTGTAGTAGCGCTCTCCCTCAACGTGCTCGCCAGTGGATTGTCGCTCCAGAATCGTCACCGAGGAGGATTCCTCGGCGACGACCAGCGTGTAGTTGAACAGCGAACGGCTGTTCATCTCGGTCCGGATTTTCACGTCCTCTGCGTCGACGCCCTCGGGCACGTAGACGACTGTTCCGGTGCTGAAGAGAGCAGTCGAGAGCGCGGTGAGGTAGTTCTCCTGCGGGTCGACGATCGAGCCAAAGCGCTCTTCGAGGAGTTCCTCGTGTTCGGCAAGCGCTTCGCTCCACGAGAGAACGTCGACCTCGTCGGGGCCGACCTGATCTTTCGTTTCGGCGGCGTTCAGCGGATCGACGAGACTCTCGTAGTCGAGGTCCTCGAGGTTCGTCCACTTGCGGCCGGGCGTCTGGATGACCGACGGCATCGGGAGGTCATCGAGCGCCGCAAGGGCGTCGAGACGCGTCTCGAGGAGCCAGTCGGGCTCGTCGAGTTCGTCGGAGATCTGGCGAACGGTGCTTTCGTCGATTGTGGCGTGTACCTGCGTAGACATATTATCCGAGCGACCCCTCCATCTCGAGCTCGATGAGTCGGTTGAGCTCGACTGCATACTCGATCGGCAGTTCCTCCGTGATCGGCTCGATGAAGCCCGAGACGATCATCTGTTTGGCGTCGTCATCGTCGAGACCGCGCGACTGGAGATAGAAGATATCCTCGTCGCCGATTTTGCCGACAGTCGCCTCGTGGGCGACGTTGACTTTCGACTCCTCGATCTCCATGTACGGCATCGTGTCGCTGGTCGACTCGTTGTCGAACATCAGGGCGTCACATTCGACGGCAGTCGAGGAGTTCTCCGCTCCGTCTGCGATCTGGACGAGGCCGCGGTAGTTGGTGCGGCCGCCATCTTTCGCGATGGACTTCGACTCGATGGTCGATTTCGTGTTCGGCGCGTTGTGGTAGACCTTCGCGCCAGTGTCGATGTCCTGACCCTCGCCCGCGAAGGCGATGGTGATGTGGTTATCGGTCGCGCCACGGCCCTTGAGGATCGAAGAGGGATACAGCATCGTGGCCTTCGAGCCCATCGATCCGGAGATCCACTCCATCGTGCCGTTCTTTTCGACGATGGCGCGCTTGGTGTTGAGGTTGTACGTGCTTCGCGACCAGTTCTGGACGGTCGAGTACTGGACGTGGGCGTCCTCCTTGACGAACACTTCGACGCCGCCGGAGTGGAGGTTGAAGTGCGAATACTTCGGTGCCGAACAGCCCTCGATGTAGTGGACCTCGCTTCCTTCCTCGGCCACGATGAGCGTGTGCTCGAACTGGCCCATCCCTTCGCTGTTCATGCGGAAGTACGCCTGGACTGGCATCTCGACCTGCACGTCCTCGGGGACGTAGACGAACGAGCCGCCGGACCAGACTGCGCCGTGCAGCGCGGCGAACTTGTTGTCGCTCGGGGGGACACAGGAGGTCATGAAGTACTCCTTCACGATCTCGGGGTGCTCCTGGACCGCGCGGTCCATATTCATGAAGATGACCCCTTTGTCCTCCCACTCTTCTTTCATATTCTGGTAGACGACCTCGGACTCGTACTGTGCGCCGACGCCCGAAAGCGCCTCCTTCTCGGCTTCCGGGATGCCGAGTTTGTCGAAGGTGTCTTTGATCTCGTCCGGCAGGTTCTCCCAGTCGTCGGTTCCTTCACGGAGTTCGACGTCGGGACGGATGTAGGGGACGATCTTGTTGATGTCGACCTCCGAGAGGTCGGGCATCGCCGGCCAGTCGGTTGGCATCGGCATCTCCTGGAAGACCTCGAGCGCGCGAAGGCGCCGCTCGAGCATCCAGTCGGGTTCGTCCTTGTCCTCGGACATCAGCCTGATCGTCTCTTCGTTCAGGCCCTTTTCCGCGGTTACTGCTGCTTTGTGCTCGTTTTTGAACGCAAAGCGGTCTTCGGTGTTGGTCTGTTTGAGGTGGTCTTGATCTGAGCTCATTGGTTTGAATTACGTGTGGTTGCTTATAGGCCTACTTCTAGTCGGAACTGTTTACGCGGTCTCGTAGACCTCTTCGCGGACCCAGTCGTAGCCCTCGTCCTCGAGTTTCTCTGCCAGTTCAGCATCGCCGCTTTTGGCGATCTTGCCATCGAGCATGATGTGGACGTGATCGGGCTCTACGTAGTCGAGGATCCGCTGGTAGTGAGTGATCTGGAGGATACCGGTACCCTGCGCGTCGCGCAAGGCGTTGATCCCGTTCGAGACATCCTGAAGCCGGTCGATGTCGAGCCCCGAGTCGATCTCGTCGAGGACGGCGATCGAGGGTTCGAGAATTGCGGCCTGAAGGACCTCGTTTTGCTTCTTTTCCCCGCCGGAGAAGCCAGCATTGAGATATCGGTGGGCGAACTTCTCGTCCATCTCTAGCTGTTCCATCTTCTCGCGGAGGATCTCCTGGAACTCGGAGACGCCGATGTCGCCCTCGTCAGCCGGGCCCTCCATCGGCGAGGTTTCGTAGCCTTCGTCTTCCTCGCTCTCTGCTTCTTCTTCGTCGTCTTCCTCGAACAGCTCTTCACGCTCCTCGATCTTGGCGTTGAGCGCCGTTCGGAGGAAGTTCGTCATCGTGACGCCCTCGATCTCGGCCGGATACTGGAATCCGAGGAAGATGCCGAGTGCAGCGCGCTCGTTGGGTTCGAGCTCAAGGAGGTTCCACGTCTGGAGTTCCTCGTCGATCTCGATCTCATCACCAAACTCGCCCTCTTCGAGGTGGAGGAGCACCTCGCCCTCCGTTACTTCGTAGGCGGGGTGTCCGGCGATTACCTTCGCCGTAGTCGACTTCCCACTACCGTTGGGGCCCATCAGGGCGTGGATCTCGCCGGATTTGACTTCGAGATCGACGCCGTCGAGGATCTTCTCGCCGTCTTCTTCCGCCACTTTCGCGTGCAGATTGTTGAGTTGAAGCGTAGCCATTGATATGTACCTCTGTCATCCGTACGGTGGGTAGCGCCACCCATAATGGTTTCGGATTTCAGGCAATCAATTTACGTTCGAGAAAAATACTTTTGCAAAACAGGAATACTTGCTCGTAAACGTTACGACGTCGCTTGCTCGATCGCCTGGTCGAGATCGGGGATGATATCTTCGACGTCTTCCAGTCCGACCGAGATCCGGACCAGATCCGGTGTCGTCCCGCTGGCTAGCTGTTCTTCCTCGGTCAGCTGCTGGTGCGTCGTACTCGCGGGGTGGATGATGAGCGTCTTCGCGTCGCCGACGTTCGCGAGCAGGCTGGCGAGCTCCGTCGACTCGACGAGCGTTCGCCCCGCTTCTTTCCCGTCTTCCAGACCGAACGTGATCATTCCGCCATAGCCACCGTCGAGGTACTCGGTGGCCTCCTCGTGGGTCTCGTGGTGTTCGAGGCCCGGATAGTTCACCCACGCGACCTCGTCGTGGTCGTCGAGGTACTCCGCGACGGCCATGGCGTTGTCACAGTGACGCTGGACTCGGAGTGGGAGCGTCTCCAGTTTCTGCAGGGTAACCCATGCGTCGAAGGGAGCCTGCTGGTTACCGAGGTCCCGGAGCGCTCGCGCGCGAGCCGTGTACGCGAACGCCGCATCGCCGAACGTTTCCTTGAAGTTCATCCCGTGGTAGGCCGGGTTTTCCGCAGCGATCTCGGGGTAGCTCTCCGCATCCCAGTCGAACGTTCCGGCGTCGATCAGGATCCCGCCGATCGTCGAGCCGGAGCCGTGAATCCACTTGGTCGTCGATTCCCAGATGAGATCCGCACCGTGTTCGATCGGGTTACAGAGATAGGGTGTCGCGAAGGTGTTATCGACGAACAGCGGCGCGCCGTTGTCGTGAGCGATTTCTGCGATCCGTTCGATGTCGGGTGTGACGAGCGCGGGATTGCCGATCGTCTCCAGGTGGACGTAGGCGGTGTCCTCGTCGATCGCCTCCTCGTAGGCGTCGTAATCGAGCGTATCGACGAAGCGCGCTTCGACGTTTCGGCGCGGTGCGGTATGGGTGAAGTAGGTGTAGGTCCCGCCGTACAGGGACGAGGAGGTCACAATATTATCTCCCGCCGATGCGAGCGTGAACGTCGCCAGATCGAGCGCGGCCATTCCACTGGAGGTCGCAATTGCGGCGATTCCGCCTTCCAGCTCGGCGAGCCGACCTTCGAGCATTCCGTTGGTCGGGTTCATAATCCGGCTGTAGATGTTGCCGGGCTCTTCGAGCGCGAACAGCGACGCGGCGTGTTCGGCATCGTCGAAGACGTAGGATGTCGTCTGATAGATCGGCGGCGCTCTTGCGCCCGTCGACTCGTCCGGTTCCTGTCCCGCGTGTACGCTGTCAGTAAAGAAGCCGTAGTCGTTGTCGGACATGCGTCAATCCGTTGTCTCCCACGGGATATAAAAGCACGCGGCGGCCCCAAAGAGCCGGAACGGAACCGTGGTCATCTCATTTGGTCGAGTGACCCATCGGCGTAGTCGTCGAAAAGTTGGTCTGTAGCGAGTACGCCAGTACTACGAATCCGGCTGCAGTAGCGAGACTCTGTAGCGCAACGGCGTCCAGTAGCGCCAGTAATCCGAGCTGGTGGCCGCCGATGCTGACCAGTGTCCCGACTGTAGCCATTCCGAATCCGACAGAAAGCGCTTTGAGCCGTTTCGAGCCAGTTCTCGTGAACGCGCGATAGGCAAATACGGTAATTGCACCGCCGAAAACGAAGATTACGGTATATGCACCGACGATAATGGCAGAGATTCTATCCATCGGAGATCACCCTGGCGGTGATTCCAATATACTCCCACCACCGTTTTGCGAACGATGCATGAGGGGTCGTGGTTGTATGAGTCATGACATTGCTACTCTGGCTGAAAGATAGACGACTGACAGTATTAATCGATAGTGATATTCCCAGAACCTGAGAACAGGTCTGCTAGGAGTGCCGGGCCGTACTGCGTGCAGGCTCCGCCGCGGGCTGGTCGCCCAGTTCCGAGACGAATTCTTTGATGATCTTCCCCTCAGCACGGTGTAGCGTCTCGCTGCACGTCGATTTGGCGATGCCAACAACCTCGGCGAGCTCCGTCATCGAACACTCGCGCGGCGTGTCGTAGTAGCCCCGTGACACTGCCTCCTGTATCAGCTCCTGTTGCCGGTTGGTGAGTAACTGTTCCCTGTCGACGCGTGGCTTGACGTATTCGACCTCAAATTCCAGTCCGAACGCGTCGAGCCGGTCGCTGAGCATCGAGAGACGGTCCGGCGACGCCGTCACCTCGATGGTCGCAACGCCGTCCTGGATATCGATCGGCAGCTCGATCGGGACGCCCGATTCCCGGGCCGAAAACAGGAGCAACGGTCTCGTCGTCTCGAACTGAACGAGCACCTGGCTTTCCGAGCCTTGCAACAGTTCGACCGATGTCAGCGCATCGTGGTTGCTCATCTGGTCGAGTACATCATCAAGGGTCGTTCCGGAGACGCGAACGAGGCCGAACCCTCTCCCGTCGCCTGGCATCGCTGCGAGAACACGAAAGTGGGCATCAGGGACGGCCGACGAGACGTCCTTGATCCACGTCCCGTCCGGCAGGGTGATGGTCAGTTTCGTCTGTGTCATACCCGCTAGTTGTGGTTTGGTCACTGTAGGAGCTATGGTGTATCAGTGGAGTGTTTTAAATGTCGAACTGGTTCGTGAGTTATTACCGACCGGGACGACCCCGGGTAAGTCCTCGATCGATCGGGGTCTCACTCCGAGAACAGATCGTCGACGAGCTTCGACTGGGCGACGCGGAGTCGCTGTGACAGCGCAGATATCGAGAGATCTAGCTCGGCCGCCACCGTCGCGAGATCGACGCTCCGCTCCGTGTCGTGACTTCTCCACGACTAAAGTCGTGGGCTTTCCCCTTCATTTCGTGTAACGAGTGTCGGGGTCGAAAGCGTCTGAGGGCCGCCAAAGCGGTGGCGTAGCCAGCACCAAGTAACCATTACCAGTTTCATTCCACAAATTTGGGAACGAAGAACAATTATATATCCGTCTTCGAGCTACACCTATTCGATGCCGTATACAGCCCCACACGCGCCGCGACGAGCACGCCGTCGCGACGTGCTCGCCACAACTGGCGCACTCTTTACTTCGACGTCGGTGGTAGGCTGTCTCGGTCGCGGTTCGGAGCGGGTACAGGTGCTCTCTGCGGGCAGTCTTGCCCGGACGTTCGAGGATCACGTCGGACCGGCGTTCAGCGAAGAGACGGGGGTCGACGTTCAGGGAGAGTACTACGGCGCAAACGCGGTGATGCGGATGGTCGAGGACCGGACGAAACATCCTGACGTAATCGTGAGTGCCGACGCGAGGCTGTTACGCGATCGACTCTACGGAGAGGTCACCGACTGGGACATCGAGTTCGCGTCCAACAGTGTCGGGATCGGCTACAACGCGGAGACGATGTTCGGCAAGCGACTCGAAAACGGGGAGCCATGGTACAGGGCGGCGCTCGATACCGACGAGGGTGATCTCTCGATCGGCGATCCGAACCTCGATCCCCTCGGCTACCGGGCCGTGCAGGCGTTCGAACTGGCGGAGCGCGAGCACGATGTCGAGGGCTTTCGAGACCGGCTGCTCGACCTGACCTACCGGGAGCCGGACGAGCCCCAGATGATGGCCGGTGTCGAAAGCGGATCACGGGCGGGCGCAGTCGTCTATCGGAACATGGCCGTCGACCACGACATGCCGTTTCAGGAGTTTCCTCCGGCGTACAACTTCGCAGACCCGGAGCGTGCCGACCACTACGCAACAGTCGAGTTCACGACCGACGAGGAGGGGTACACGGCCGAGGGGCGTCCGATCCTCTACAACGCGACGGTCCACGACGAGGCTGATGCCCCCGAGGCCGGACACGACCTCGTCGAATTCCTCGTCAACAATCCCGACCTGCTGAAGCATGCCGGGCTAACCGTCGGTGATTCGCTCCCACGACCGGCCGGAGCAGTCCCGGAGGTGCTGGAGCTATGACCCTCACGGACGGCGTCGGTTCCCGCTGGGACGATCGCTTCCCGGGACTGCTCGTCCCCGGATTGCTCGGCGGTCTGCTCGTCGCTTACTTCGCGCTTCCGTTTGTCGCCTTCCTCATGCGAACCGGCTCCGTCGACGTGCTTGCCGGACTCTCGACGCCCGAGGCGCAAACGGCGATCCGAAACTCACTGCTCACCGCCCCCGTTGCCACCCTGATCGCCACGGTGTTCGGCGTCCCGCTCGCGTACGTCCTCGCGCGACGATCGTTCCCCGGAAAGCGCCTCGTCGAGGCCCTCGTGATACTCCCGCTGGTCGTTCCACCGGTCGTCGGTGGGGCGATGCTCCTGACTGCAGTCGGACGGTTTACACCGATCGGTGCCGCCGCTACGGCGGCCGGTGTGCCCCTGACTGATAGCCTCATCGGCGTCGTTCTGGCCCAGACGTTCGTCGCCGCTCCCTTCGTCGTTATCACCGCTCGATCGGGCTTTGCTGCCGTCGATGAGCGTCTCGAACAGTCCTCACGCTCGCTCGGCCACAGCCCGCTGGCTACGTTCTGGAACGTCTCTCTGCCGCTGGCTCGCGGGGCGATCATCGCCGGTATCGTCCTCACTTTTGCGCGCGCGATTGGCGAGTTCGGGGCGACGATGATGGTCGCGTACAACCCGCGGACGATGCCGACACGGATCTGGGTCGAGTTTATCGCCGGCGGTATCGATGCCATCCTTCCGCTTGCCCTCGCGCTCTTTGCGATCACGCTCGTCGTTCTCGCGGCGGTCCAGCACGTGGGGCGTGTTCCCACGGTGATCGATAGATGACACTTGCTATTGACGGACTCTCGAAGCGCTACGGCGACGAACACGCGCTCGAGGACGTCTCGCTCTCGGTCG
Coding sequences within:
- a CDS encoding ferritin-like domain-containing protein, whose protein sequence is MSLGQRVSSDHQLARLLQIGVVLEEVVEARAHSHLESLSPDERAALDDSIEDLLEHAVEESEDHRKRLEALVDEMDAETVSYDEIEVLVREHYAQNQPEDFDGLLYDQLCNEETAYKFYDDLIEAIEASDATYSIERERVLSTLREIRAEEEAGVEDVTRVMEERK
- a CDS encoding APC family permease, with the protein product MDRPTDTSGGATEGDPPAVDDVEMTEEATVHDDTELERTIGLVGGLAIGVGTMIGAGIFVFPGLAAGEAGPAAALSFAIGGVVALLVALPASELATAMPRSGGGYYFISRGLGSVYGAIVGISLWLGLVFASAFYLVGFGEYAGAALAEIGISLPGSASIALGVAFGVILTALSATGTENAAKLQNLIVGFLLLILSVFLTYGSLDALGVFGAESTPETFAPEGQLAILTTAALVFTSYLGFAQIATVAGEIKSPSRNLPLAMVGSVLIVTVFYVVTIFVATSTLGSEALDGFGETAMVEVGREFFGTGGAVAILLAGLLATFSSANASILSSSRAIYALSKDALLPAKASEINLRYGTPHIALALAGGPIVVLTATGQVELLAEVASFLHLVMYGLICIALIVLRRNPPDWYDPDYRMPGYPLLPAVGAVSSFGLIAFMGRVSIAVGGIIMVMAVVWHRYYAREVRLRGVL
- a CDS encoding universal stress protein; this translates as MKPTIIVPVRVLEGEGIEQGVVELLANARVVLVGYHVLPEQTAPGQAREQFEERAQNRLTDIAEQFEGVGATVEKRMVFTQDSDQSIDRVAEEVDADATMVLNPATEMKDVLVAVRGDVILDRIVDVVGGLLHRTDISVTLLHVATPDSDIDGTALLDETSAVLQEAGVSDDRVESRIETSGTPLDRIAEIANNYDAIVLGESNPSVTTFLFGETSQKVAERFMLPVVRIRQPRDIEDADAEIAEAAEEATDDGEDEIDGEESE
- the sufD gene encoding Fe-S cluster assembly protein SufD produces the protein MSTQVHATIDESTVRQISDELDEPDWLLETRLDALAALDDLPMPSVIQTPGRKWTNLEDLDYESLVDPLNAAETKDQVGPDEVDVLSWSEALAEHEELLEERFGSIVDPQENYLTALSTALFSTGTVVYVPEGVDAEDVKIRTEMNSRSLFNYTLVVAEESSSVTILERQSTGEHVEGERYYSGIVEIDAAENAQVQYGSLQNLSEETYNFTLKRGDAGTYSKINWIEGNIGSRLTKTEVSTELNGDSSESQIVGAFFGHNDQHFDLDVKVWHRGEHTTADLVTRGVIDDVARTVYEGVQDVGRDAWDTSSYQRENTLMLSDESEADASPKLIINNHDTEASHSATVGQVDAEELLYMTSRGIDEQQATDMLVEGFFVPVLEEVAVDELREDLKANVKQRLRD
- the sufB gene encoding Fe-S cluster assembly protein SufB, which encodes MSSDQDHLKQTNTEDRFAFKNEHKAAVTAEKGLNEETIRLMSEDKDEPDWMLERRLRALEVFQEMPMPTDWPAMPDLSEVDINKIVPYIRPDVELREGTDDWENLPDEIKDTFDKLGIPEAEKEALSGVGAQYESEVVYQNMKEEWEDKGVIFMNMDRAVQEHPEIVKEYFMTSCVPPSDNKFAALHGAVWSGGSFVYVPEDVQVEMPVQAYFRMNSEGMGQFEHTLIVAEEGSEVHYIEGCSAPKYSHFNLHSGGVEVFVKEDAHVQYSTVQNWSRSTYNLNTKRAIVEKNGTMEWISGSMGSKATMLYPSSILKGRGATDNHITIAFAGEGQDIDTGAKVYHNAPNTKSTIESKSIAKDGGRTNYRGLVQIADGAENSSTAVECDALMFDNESTSDTMPYMEIEESKVNVAHEATVGKIGDEDIFYLQSRGLDDDDAKQMIVSGFIEPITEELPIEYAVELNRLIELEMEGSLG
- the sufC gene encoding Fe-S cluster assembly ATPase SufC, whose amino-acid sequence is MATLQLNNLHAKVAEEDGEKILDGVDLEVKSGEIHALMGPNGSGKSTTAKVIAGHPAYEVTEGEVLLHLEEGEFGDEIEIDEELQTWNLLELEPNERAALGIFLGFQYPAEIEGVTMTNFLRTALNAKIEEREELFEEDDEEEAESEEDEGYETSPMEGPADEGDIGVSEFQEILREKMEQLEMDEKFAHRYLNAGFSGGEKKQNEVLQAAILEPSIAVLDEIDSGLDIDRLQDVSNGINALRDAQGTGILQITHYQRILDYVEPDHVHIMLDGKIAKSGDAELAEKLEDEGYDWVREEVYETA
- a CDS encoding O-acetylhomoserine aminocarboxypropyltransferase/cysteine synthase family protein, with product MSDNDYGFFTDSVHAGQEPDESTGARAPPIYQTTSYVFDDAEHAASLFALEEPGNIYSRIMNPTNGMLEGRLAELEGGIAAIATSSGMAALDLATFTLASAGDNIVTSSSLYGGTYTYFTHTAPRRNVEARFVDTLDYDAYEEAIDEDTAYVHLETIGNPALVTPDIERIAEIAHDNGAPLFVDNTFATPYLCNPIEHGADLIWESTTKWIHGSGSTIGGILIDAGTFDWDAESYPEIAAENPAYHGMNFKETFGDAAFAYTARARALRDLGNQQAPFDAWVTLQKLETLPLRVQRHCDNAMAVAEYLDDHDEVAWVNYPGLEHHETHEEATEYLDGGYGGMITFGLEDGKEAGRTLVESTELASLLANVGDAKTLIIHPASTTHQQLTEEEQLASGTTPDLVRISVGLEDVEDIIPDLDQAIEQATS
- a CDS encoding DUF7521 family protein, with the protein product MDRISAIIVGAYTVIFVFGGAITVFAYRAFTRTGSKRLKALSVGFGMATVGTLVSIGGHQLGLLALLDAVALQSLATAAGFVVLAYSLQTNFSTTTPMGHSTK
- a CDS encoding helix-turn-helix domain-containing protein — its product is MTQTKLTITLPDGTWIKDVSSAVPDAHFRVLAAMPGDGRGFGLVRVSGTTLDDVLDQMSNHDALTSVELLQGSESQVLVQFETTRPLLLFSARESGVPIELPIDIQDGVATIEVTASPDRLSMLSDRLDAFGLEFEVEYVKPRVDREQLLTNRQQELIQEAVSRGYYDTPRECSMTELAEVVGIAKSTCSETLHRAEGKIIKEFVSELGDQPAAEPARSTARHS
- a CDS encoding extracellular solute-binding protein, with the translated sequence MPYTAPHAPRRARRRDVLATTGALFTSTSVVGCLGRGSERVQVLSAGSLARTFEDHVGPAFSEETGVDVQGEYYGANAVMRMVEDRTKHPDVIVSADARLLRDRLYGEVTDWDIEFASNSVGIGYNAETMFGKRLENGEPWYRAALDTDEGDLSIGDPNLDPLGYRAVQAFELAEREHDVEGFRDRLLDLTYREPDEPQMMAGVESGSRAGAVVYRNMAVDHDMPFQEFPPAYNFADPERADHYATVEFTTDEEGYTAEGRPILYNATVHDEADAPEAGHDLVEFLVNNPDLLKHAGLTVGDSLPRPAGAVPEVLEL
- a CDS encoding ABC transporter permease, with the translated sequence MTLTDGVGSRWDDRFPGLLVPGLLGGLLVAYFALPFVAFLMRTGSVDVLAGLSTPEAQTAIRNSLLTAPVATLIATVFGVPLAYVLARRSFPGKRLVEALVILPLVVPPVVGGAMLLTAVGRFTPIGAAATAAGVPLTDSLIGVVLAQTFVAAPFVVITARSGFAAVDERLEQSSRSLGHSPLATFWNVSLPLARGAIIAGIVLTFARAIGEFGATMMVAYNPRTMPTRIWVEFIAGGIDAILPLALALFAITLVVLAAVQHVGRVPTVIDR